One Ranitomeya variabilis isolate aRanVar5 chromosome 5, aRanVar5.hap1, whole genome shotgun sequence DNA window includes the following coding sequences:
- the THG1L gene encoding putative tRNA(His) guanylyltransferase, which yields MLKRVSLLVKDSRSPANYRQRRDMAKSKFEYVRDFEVPDTCLPNCWAVVRVDGRNFHRFSEQHKFTKPNDLRALLLMNRCAETVMEEIKDICLAYGQSDEYSFVFHKKSNWYKRRASKFITHVVSQLSSSYVFYWNKFFPDQSMLYPPGFDGRVVLYPSMQNLKDYLSWRQADCHINNLYNTVFWALVQQKGLTPAQAQDRLKGTLSGEKNEILYSEFNINYNNEPAMYRKGSVIIRNKVNEISKKVIKLPDRAEQEEVEVCRVRSQTVVLHCDLISDAFWDDHPEVLSCES from the exons ATGCTAAAGCGTGTGTCGCTTTTAGTGAAGGATTCGCGGTCACCGGCTAATTATCGGCAGAGGCGAGACATGGCGAAGAGCAAGTTTGAGTACGTGAGGGATTTCGAGGTGCCGGACACGTGTCTCCCCAACTGCTGGGCGGTGGTGAGAGTGGACGGCAGGAACTTCCACAG ATTCTCTGAGCAGCACAAGTTCACCAAACCCAACGATCTCCGGGCTCTGCTGCTCATGAACCGCTGCGCCGAGACCGTGATGGAAGAAATCAAAGACATCTGCCTGGCGTACGGGCAAAGCGATGAATACAGTTTTGTCTTCCATAAGAAATCCAACTGGTACAAGCGTCGGGCGAG CAAGTTCATCACACACGTGGTCTCGCAGCTTTCCTCCAGTTACGTCTTCTACTGGAACAAATTTTTTCCGGACCAGAGCATGCTCTATCCACCAGGATTCGATGGAAGAGTTGTGCTGTACCCCAGCATGCAAAACCTGAAGGATTACCTCAGCTGGAGACAAGCGGACT GTCACATCAACAACTTGTACAACACAGTGTTTTGGGCTCTGGTGCAGCAGAAAGGGCTGACCCCGGCACAGGCTCAGGACCGATTAAAG GGAACCCTCTCCGGAGAGAAGAATGAAATATTGTATTCAGAGTTCAACATCAACTACAACAACGAGCCGGCAATGTACAGGAAAGGCTCAGTCATTATACGGAACAAG GTCAATGAAATCAGCAAGAAAGTAATAAAGCTGCCAGACCGGGCCGAGCAGGAGGAAGTGGAGGTTTGTCGGGTGCGGAGCCAGACCGTCGTCCTGCACTGCGATCTCATCAGCGACGCGTTCTGGGACGATCATCCGGAGGTTCTGTCTTGTGAAAGTTGA